The Phacochoerus africanus isolate WHEZ1 chromosome 15, ROS_Pafr_v1, whole genome shotgun sequence genome has a segment encoding these proteins:
- the CHRM3 gene encoding muscarinic acetylcholine receptor M3 encodes MTLHNNNTTSPLFPNISSSWIHGPSDAGLPPGTVTHFGSYNISQAAGNFSSPNGTTSDPLGGHTIWQVVFIAFLTGILALVTIIGNILVIVAFKVNKQLKTVNNYFLLSLACADLIIGVISMNLFTTYIIMNRWALGNLACDLWLSIDYVASNASVMNLLVISFDRYFSITRPLTYRAKRTTKRAGVMIGLAWVISFILWAPAILFWQYFVGKRTVPPGECFIQFLSEPTITFGTAIAAFYMPVTIMTILYWRIYKETEKRTKELAGLQASGTEAEAENFVHPTGSSRSCSSYELQQQSLKRSARRKYGRCHFWFTTKSWKPSAEQMDQDHSSSDSWNNNDAAASLENSASSDEEDIGSETRAIYSIVLKLPGHSTILNSTKLPSSDNLQVPEEELGTVDLERKASKLQAQKSLDDGGSFQKSFSKLPIQLESAVDTAKASDVNSSVGKTTATLPLSFKEATLAKRFALKTRSQITKRKRMSLIKEKKAAQTLSAILLAFIITWTPYNIMVLVNTFCDSCIPKTYWNLGYWLCYINSTVNPVCYALCNKTFRTTFKMLLLCQCDKRKRRKQQYQQRQSVIFHKRVPEQAL; translated from the coding sequence ATGACCTTGCACAATAACAATACAACCTCACCTTTGTTTCCAAACATCAGCTCTTCCTGGATTCACGGCCCTTCCGATGCAGGGCTGCCCCCAGGAACGGTTACTCATTTTGGCAGCTACAACATTTCTCAGGCAGCTGGGAATTTCTCCTCTCCAAATGGCACCACCAGTGACCCTCTGGGAGGTCACACCATCTGGCAAGTGGTGTTCATTGCATTCTTAACAGGCATCCTGGCCTTGGTGACTATCATCGGCAATATCCTGGTGATCGTGGCATTCAAGGTCAACAAGCAACTGAAGACAGTCAACAACTACTTCCTCTTAAGTCTGGCCTGTGCTGACCTGATTATCGGGGTCATTTCAATGAATCTGTTTACTACCTACATCATCATGAATCGATGGGCTTTAGGGAACTTGGCCTGTGACCTCTGGCTTTCCATTGACTATGTGGCTAGCAATGCCTCGGTCATGAATCTTCTGGTCATTAGCTTTGACAGGTACTTTTCCATCACGAGGCCGCTCACATACCGAGCCAAAAGAACAACAAAGCGAGCTGGTGTGATGATAGGTCTGGCTTGGGTCATCTCCTTCATCCTTTGGGCTCCTGCCATCTTGTTCTGGCAATACTTTGTTGGGAAGAGAACTGTCCCTCCAGGAGAGTGTTTCATCCAGTTCCTCAGTGAGCCCACCATCACCTTCGGCACGGCCATTGCTGCCTTTTATATGCCTGTCACCATTATGACTATTTTATACTGGAGGATctataaggaaactgaaaaacgTACCAAAGAGCTTGCCGGGCTGCAAGCCTctgggacagaggcagaggcagaaaacTTTGTTCACCCCACAGGTAGTtctcggagctgcagcagctatGAGCTTCAGCAGCAAAGCCTGAAACGCTCAGCCAGGAGGAAGTATGGACGCTGCCACTTCTGGTTCACAACCAAGAGCTGGAAGCCCAGTGCTGAGCAGATGGACCAAGaccacagcagcagtgacagCTGGAATAACAATGATGCTGCTGCCTCCCTGGAAAACTCCGCCTCCTCCGATGAGGAGGACATTGGCTCAGAAACAAGAGCCATCTACTCCATCGTGCTCAAGCTTCCAGGTCACAGCACCATCCTCAACTCCACCAAGTTACCGTCTTCAGACAACCTACAGGTGCCCGAGGAGGAGCTGGGGACAGTGGACTTGGAGAGAAAAGCCAGCAAACTGCAAGCCCAGAAGAGCTTGGACGATGGAGGCAGTTTTCAAAAAAGCTTCTCCAAGCTTCCCATCCAGTTAGAGTCAGCCGTGGACACAGCCAAGGCCTCTGATGTCAACTCCTCAGTGGGTAAGACCACGGCCACTCTACCTCTGTCCTTTAAGGAAGCTACTCTGGCCAAGAGGTTTGCTCTGAAGACCAGAAGTCAGATCACCAAGCGAAAACGGATGTCGCTCATCAAGGAGAAGAAAGCGGCCCAGACCCTCAGCGCCATCTTGCTTGCCTTCATCATCACCTGGACCCCCTACAATATCATGGTTCTGGTGAACACCTTTTGTGACAGCTGCATACCCAAAACCTATTGGAATCTGGGCTACTGGCTGTGCTACATCAACAGCACCGTGAACCCCGTGTGCTATGCCCTGTGCAACAAAACATTCAGAACCACTTTCAAGATGCTGCTGCTGTGCCAGTGTGACAAAAGGAAGAGGCGCAAGCAGCAGTATCAGCAAAGACAGTCAGTCATTTTCCACAAGCGGGTGCCCGAGCAGGCCTTGTAG